In Gordonia iterans, the following proteins share a genomic window:
- a CDS encoding acetyl-CoA acetyltransferase: MHATRRSPPVTESSTPEAVSALPVSIPGVDPDTPVIVGVGQAAERLDDPGYAALGEADLAARAVAAAFDDTGAPAERIASSIDVVAAVRSFEKSSPASASPLGRPDNMPRAVAARTGMHPRRAIEEVTGGQSPQHLVTEFSGEIAAGRAHAVVLLGAEVMSTVRRALTGDGEKPDYTEHVDGQLEDRGFGIAGLTSVEEVKHGLVLPTHQYALLENARRHRLGLSRAEYALQMGELFAPMTRVAAQNPYAAAPREHTAAELAEPSERNRLVALPYPRRLIARDQVNQAAAVVLMSAAAATAAGIDPSRWVFLHGHADVVEQPLLARPDLSRAPSQPAALTEALQMAGTSIDRIDHFDLYSCFPIAVFNVAEEFGLDADDPRGLTATGGLPYFGGPGNNYSMHGIAEIVQRVRRDPGALGLVTANGGVLSKFSVGIYSTEPAPWRPSTSSRLQAELDRRERIPLCRYADGPAVIETFTVADPGGDSRMGLVIGRTPDGARFLSTVERGDDALFDLLCGDDDPVGAQVFARSSAKGNTVTLDEATMDRLRPRRPIGFRDSYDDVLVRRDGHVLEIVINRPEARNALRAKTNAELDEIFDAYFADPDLWVAILTGAGEKAFSSGNDLAASGGVGALAVPENGFGGLTSRRDKPKPIIAAVNGFALGGGLEIALVSHLIVADEHATFGLPEVRVGLVAAAGGLVRLPRVIPPAVAQDMLLTGRRLDAQEALQYGLISRIAPHGDVLALAREVAAEILAGSPTSVRASIAVTAAADADADTVTAVRDSVSVLDTVIVSQDTTEGIMAFVQKREPRWTGR; the protein is encoded by the coding sequence ATGCATGCCACGCGAAGGAGTCCGCCCGTGACCGAGTCCAGCACTCCGGAGGCCGTCTCCGCCCTCCCCGTCTCGATACCCGGCGTCGATCCGGACACGCCGGTGATCGTCGGCGTCGGCCAGGCCGCCGAACGGCTCGACGACCCCGGCTACGCGGCCCTCGGCGAGGCCGATCTCGCAGCTCGAGCGGTCGCGGCCGCGTTCGACGACACCGGCGCGCCTGCCGAGCGGATCGCGTCGTCGATCGACGTGGTCGCGGCCGTCCGCTCGTTCGAGAAGTCCAGCCCCGCTTCGGCTTCGCCGCTCGGCCGACCGGACAACATGCCCCGCGCCGTCGCCGCACGCACCGGGATGCACCCGCGCCGCGCGATCGAAGAGGTGACCGGCGGGCAGAGTCCGCAGCACCTGGTGACCGAGTTCTCCGGCGAGATCGCCGCCGGGCGCGCCCACGCCGTCGTCCTGCTCGGCGCCGAGGTGATGTCGACGGTGCGGCGCGCGCTGACCGGTGACGGCGAGAAGCCGGACTACACCGAGCACGTCGACGGCCAGCTGGAAGACCGCGGATTCGGCATCGCCGGACTCACCTCGGTGGAGGAGGTGAAGCACGGCCTGGTGCTGCCGACCCACCAGTACGCGCTCCTGGAGAACGCCCGTCGGCACCGCCTGGGACTGAGCCGCGCCGAGTACGCCCTCCAGATGGGCGAGCTGTTCGCCCCGATGACCCGGGTGGCCGCGCAGAACCCGTACGCGGCTGCCCCGCGCGAGCACACGGCCGCCGAGCTCGCGGAGCCTTCCGAGCGCAACCGGCTGGTCGCGCTGCCCTATCCGCGACGCCTGATCGCGCGCGACCAGGTGAACCAGGCGGCCGCGGTGGTCCTGATGTCGGCGGCCGCCGCCACCGCCGCCGGGATCGACCCGAGCCGTTGGGTGTTCTTGCACGGGCACGCCGACGTCGTCGAACAGCCGCTGCTGGCCCGTCCGGACCTGTCCCGTGCTCCGTCGCAGCCCGCCGCGCTGACCGAGGCGCTGCAGATGGCCGGCACGAGCATCGACCGCATCGACCACTTCGACCTGTACAGCTGCTTCCCGATCGCCGTGTTCAACGTCGCCGAGGAGTTCGGCCTGGACGCCGACGATCCCCGCGGGCTCACCGCGACCGGCGGCCTGCCCTACTTCGGCGGGCCCGGCAACAACTACTCGATGCACGGCATCGCCGAGATCGTGCAGCGGGTGCGGCGCGACCCCGGGGCGCTCGGGCTGGTCACCGCCAACGGCGGGGTCCTGAGCAAGTTCTCGGTCGGGATCTACTCCACCGAGCCCGCGCCCTGGCGGCCGTCGACGTCGTCGCGCCTGCAGGCCGAACTCGACCGGCGCGAACGGATCCCGTTGTGCCGCTATGCCGACGGGCCCGCCGTGATCGAGACCTTCACCGTCGCCGACCCCGGCGGCGACTCGCGGATGGGCCTGGTGATCGGCCGCACCCCGGACGGCGCGCGCTTCCTCTCCACCGTCGAACGCGGCGACGACGCCCTCTTCGACCTCCTCTGCGGCGACGACGATCCGGTCGGCGCGCAGGTCTTCGCGCGGTCGTCGGCCAAGGGGAACACGGTGACGCTCGACGAGGCGACGATGGACCGACTCCGCCCGCGCCGGCCGATCGGCTTCCGGGACTCGTACGACGACGTGCTCGTCCGCCGGGACGGGCACGTCCTGGAGATCGTCATCAACCGGCCCGAAGCCCGTAACGCCTTGCGCGCCAAGACCAACGCCGAGCTGGACGAGATCTTCGACGCCTACTTCGCCGACCCGGACCTGTGGGTCGCGATCCTCACCGGCGCCGGTGAAAAGGCGTTCTCCTCCGGGAACGATCTGGCGGCCAGCGGCGGCGTCGGCGCCCTCGCGGTCCCGGAGAACGGCTTCGGCGGACTCACCTCGCGGCGGGACAAGCCCAAGCCGATCATCGCGGCGGTGAACGGGTTCGCGCTCGGCGGCGGATTGGAGATCGCGCTGGTGAGCCACCTGATCGTCGCCGACGAGCACGCCACCTTCGGCCTCCCCGAGGTGCGGGTCGGGCTGGTGGCCGCGGCCGGCGGGCTGGTCCGGCTGCCGCGCGTGATTCCGCCGGCCGTCGCGCAGGACATGCTGCTGACGGGTCGTCGTCTCGACGCTCAGGAGGCGCTGCAGTACGGGCTGATCTCGCGGATCGCCCCGCACGGCGACGTGCTGGCGCTGGCCCGTGAGGTGGCCGCCGAGATCCTGGCCGGATCGCCGACGTCGGTCCGGGCCTCGATCGCGGTGACGGCCGCCGCCGACGCCGACGCCGACACCGTCACCGCCGTCCGGGACAGCGTGTCCGTGCTCGACACGGTGATCGTCAGCCAGGACACCACCGAGGGGATCATGGCCTTTGTCCAGAAGCGCGAGCCGCGCTGGACGGGACGCTGA
- a CDS encoding CsbD family protein, with protein MGIADDAQNKAEDLKGRAKEATGAVTGDEDLKNEGKADQGLAGAKEKVTEAADKVKEGVDSLKDKLTGR; from the coding sequence ATGGGAATCGCCGACGACGCACAGAACAAGGCCGAAGATCTGAAGGGCCGCGCCAAGGAAGCCACCGGCGCGGTGACCGGAGACGAGGATCTCAAGAACGAGGGCAAGGCCGACCAGGGCCTGGCGGGCGCCAAGGAGAAGGTCACCGAGGCCGCCGACAAGGTCAAGGAAGGCGTGGACTCGCTCAAGGACAAGCTCACCGGGCGCTGA
- a CDS encoding DMT family transporter, with translation MSWIVLVLSGILEAVWATALGRSEGLSRLTPSLIFGAALVVSMAGLAYAMRELPTGTAYAVWVGIGAMLTVVLAMVTGAEPVSTVRILCILAIVGGVIGLKLAH, from the coding sequence ATGTCGTGGATTGTTCTCGTCCTGTCCGGAATTCTCGAAGCCGTCTGGGCCACCGCACTCGGCCGGTCCGAGGGATTGAGCCGGCTCACCCCGTCGCTGATCTTCGGAGCGGCGCTGGTGGTGTCGATGGCCGGTCTTGCCTACGCGATGCGCGAGTTGCCGACCGGCACCGCGTACGCCGTCTGGGTCGGCATCGGCGCCATGCTGACGGTGGTGCTCGCGATGGTCACCGGCGCCGAACCGGTGAGCACCGTGCGGATCCTGTGCATCCTGGCGATCGTGGGCGGCGTGATCGGCCTGAAGCTGGCGCACTGA
- a CDS encoding HNH endonuclease signature motif containing protein: protein MAVNGISYNDDATAAAGATDRATPTDATDVFDPAVLLAGLSPAQLLAVQTTAEQRLTAEATALVAAESDDALLGLLDVREQTRRRAEVFDAALYVEVSDRGVYRTAGHISVHQLYAFGLRLGAGEARRRRVTAEGIGAMGALTGERLEPRLTATATAVADGDAGGAHVAAVTEIMDKLPSAVTHDQRVKAEAMLADAARRLDPAAVTVVGNRILAWLDPDGTLADDHDRARRRTFNLQPQNRQLMSKVRALLTPVLRAKLEVVLHQWATTGMNNPDDPDSPRGAADQPGLDPAVLAAAAERDTRTLGQRQHDALQALCDWALALAGQPAPTRIPSQVVVTVTDEDLARQAGIGWTATGTRIPVSDLVQFAADTIPYLAVFSKATGQVLYLGRASRFATAAQRLALFARDRGCTAPGCTVPFIRTQAHHMPDWTDDGVTDIDRLGGACGRHNRMNGKTAGHWESTVLTFGPDSGRVGWRPVGRGTPWQSNIMFHPERLAPDPSRIPAAGEPPADTRPPGNTRMPDVSALREVIASPDATGPPGEHRTARPFRIVHGHWVA from the coding sequence ATGGCCGTCAACGGCATCTCGTACAACGACGACGCTACCGCTGCTGCGGGCGCGACCGATCGCGCCACCCCCACCGACGCCACGGACGTGTTCGATCCTGCGGTGTTGCTCGCCGGTCTCTCACCAGCCCAGCTGCTGGCGGTGCAGACCACTGCCGAGCAGCGCCTCACCGCGGAGGCGACCGCGCTGGTGGCCGCCGAGTCCGACGACGCCCTGCTGGGGCTGCTCGATGTCCGCGAGCAGACCCGCCGCCGCGCCGAAGTGTTCGATGCCGCCCTGTACGTCGAGGTCTCGGACCGGGGCGTGTACCGCACCGCCGGGCATATCTCGGTTCATCAGTTGTACGCGTTCGGGCTGCGTCTGGGGGCCGGTGAGGCCCGCCGACGCCGGGTCACCGCCGAGGGCATCGGCGCGATGGGCGCCCTGACCGGCGAACGCCTCGAACCTCGCCTGACGGCGACCGCGACGGCGGTCGCGGACGGAGACGCCGGCGGCGCGCACGTCGCCGCGGTCACCGAGATCATGGACAAACTCCCCTCGGCGGTCACTCACGATCAGCGCGTCAAAGCCGAAGCGATGCTCGCTGATGCGGCGCGGCGTCTGGACCCGGCCGCGGTCACCGTGGTCGGTAACCGGATCCTGGCGTGGCTCGACCCCGACGGCACCCTGGCCGACGACCACGACCGGGCCCGTCGGCGTACGTTCAACCTGCAGCCGCAGAACCGGCAACTGATGAGCAAGGTCCGGGCGCTGCTCACCCCGGTGCTGCGCGCGAAGTTGGAGGTGGTCTTGCATCAGTGGGCCACCACCGGGATGAACAACCCCGACGACCCCGACTCCCCCCGCGGCGCCGCCGACCAACCCGGCCTCGACCCCGCCGTCCTGGCAGCTGCGGCAGAGCGGGACACCCGCACGCTCGGGCAGCGTCAGCATGACGCCCTCCAAGCATTGTGCGACTGGGCCCTCGCGCTGGCCGGGCAACCCGCACCCACCCGGATCCCCTCACAAGTCGTGGTCACCGTCACCGACGAGGACCTGGCCCGGCAAGCTGGGATCGGCTGGACCGCCACCGGCACCCGCATCCCGGTGTCTGATCTGGTGCAGTTCGCCGCCGACACCATCCCGTATCTGGCAGTGTTCTCCAAGGCCACCGGACAAGTTCTCTATTTGGGGCGCGCGAGCCGGTTCGCCACCGCGGCGCAACGGTTGGCGTTGTTCGCCCGCGACCGGGGCTGCACCGCGCCGGGCTGCACCGTCCCGTTCATCCGCACCCAAGCCCACCACATGCCCGATTGGACCGACGACGGTGTCACCGATATCGATCGTCTGGGTGGGGCGTGCGGACGGCACAACCGCATGAACGGCAAGACTGCCGGGCATTGGGAGTCGACGGTCCTCACCTTCGGGCCCGACTCCGGACGCGTCGGGTGGCGGCCCGTCGGACGCGGCACTCCGTGGCAGAGCAACATCATGTTCCACCCCGAACGCCTCGCACCCGACCCCAGCCGCATCCCAGCAGCAGGTGAACCGCCCGCCGACACCAGACCGCCCGGCAACACACGAATGCCCGACGTCAGCGCATTGCGTGAAGTGATCGCTTCACCGGACGCGACCGGGCCACCGGGCGAACACCGGACTGCCCGTCCATTCCGGATCGTGCACGGACACTGGGTCGCCTGA
- a CDS encoding response regulator, producing the protein MTARLLIVDDDPLVRSGLRLLLGGDPRLDVTGEAPNGREALDACRGGGIDLVLMDLRMPVMDGIEATAAIKALPEPPAVIVLTTFDADDYVVRALAVGADGFLLKDTPPAEIVGAIETVLGGRPALSPSVTAALIKQVVDGRDDDQATAARTAVARLTAREREVAQCLAKGASNAEIGAELYMSVPTVKAHISRIFTKLDVANRVQVAILMHDAGLA; encoded by the coding sequence ATGACCGCCCGGCTGCTGATCGTCGACGACGACCCCTTGGTCCGCTCTGGGCTCCGCCTGCTGCTCGGCGGCGACCCGCGCTTGGATGTGACCGGTGAGGCCCCGAACGGGCGCGAGGCGCTCGACGCGTGCCGCGGCGGCGGGATCGATCTGGTGCTGATGGATCTGCGGATGCCGGTGATGGACGGCATCGAGGCGACGGCGGCGATCAAGGCGCTGCCCGAGCCGCCCGCGGTGATCGTGCTGACCACGTTCGACGCCGACGACTACGTGGTCCGGGCGCTGGCGGTGGGCGCCGACGGGTTCCTTCTCAAGGACACGCCGCCGGCGGAGATCGTCGGCGCCATCGAGACGGTGCTCGGAGGCCGGCCGGCGCTGAGCCCGTCGGTCACGGCCGCGCTGATCAAGCAGGTGGTCGACGGTCGGGACGACGATCAGGCGACGGCCGCCCGCACCGCGGTGGCACGACTGACCGCGCGCGAGCGGGAGGTGGCCCAGTGTCTGGCGAAGGGAGCGTCGAACGCGGAGATCGGTGCGGAGCTCTATATGAGCGTGCCCACCGTCAAGGCGCACATCTCCCGGATCTTCACCAAGCTCGACGTCGCGAACCGTGTGCAGGTGGCGATCCTGATGCACGACGCCGGGCTCGCCTGA
- a CDS encoding histidine kinase, with amino-acid sequence MRPEDYQPRITAWGHVYRLVLMLALSAMAWIPRLDYQFHHVRWWFVTDLAVGLVSYLVVTQRRRFPVTVTTVTNLAGMISFTAAGPGALSLVSLSTRRRWREILPMTLLTLAVAIFAEWVLRVPEVPTPNVFEAGALVALICLMVAVGLYIGSRRELLASWQSRARLAEAEQEAKVREARAAERSRIAREMHDVLAHRISTVNMYAGALAYRADLTPDEVQQTATVIADTSRQALTELREVLGVLREGPGDAIPERPQDASVDLVELIEENRASGMRIAYDVEADDLPPALARTLYRCLQEGLTNARKHAPSALVRVAVSGSEAEGVRLRVCNGLAPRSTAAPAPPESGFGLVGLAERVKLSGGEQSAGVGPDGKFELTVWLPWQT; translated from the coding sequence GTGCGCCCCGAGGACTATCAGCCGCGAATCACGGCGTGGGGCCACGTCTATCGGCTGGTGCTGATGCTCGCTCTGTCGGCGATGGCGTGGATCCCGCGCCTGGACTACCAGTTTCACCATGTGCGCTGGTGGTTCGTCACCGATCTGGCGGTCGGCCTGGTCAGCTATCTGGTGGTGACGCAGCGCCGCCGCTTCCCGGTGACGGTCACCACCGTCACCAACCTGGCCGGAATGATCTCCTTCACCGCGGCCGGCCCGGGGGCCCTGTCGCTGGTCTCGCTCTCGACACGGCGGCGGTGGCGCGAGATCCTGCCGATGACACTGTTGACACTCGCCGTGGCGATCTTCGCCGAATGGGTCCTGCGGGTGCCCGAAGTTCCGACGCCCAACGTCTTCGAGGCCGGCGCGCTGGTGGCTTTGATCTGCCTGATGGTGGCGGTCGGCCTGTACATCGGTTCGCGGCGGGAACTGCTGGCCAGCTGGCAGTCGCGGGCCCGGCTGGCCGAGGCTGAACAGGAGGCCAAGGTCCGCGAGGCGCGTGCGGCCGAACGCTCGCGGATCGCCCGCGAGATGCACGACGTTCTGGCGCATCGGATCTCGACCGTGAACATGTACGCCGGGGCGCTGGCGTATCGCGCCGACCTCACCCCGGACGAGGTGCAGCAGACAGCGACCGTCATCGCCGACACGTCGCGCCAGGCCCTGACCGAGCTGCGTGAGGTGCTCGGGGTGCTGCGCGAGGGCCCCGGCGACGCGATCCCCGAGCGGCCCCAGGATGCGTCCGTCGACCTCGTCGAACTGATCGAGGAGAACCGCGCCTCCGGCATGCGCATCGCCTATGACGTCGAGGCCGACGACCTGCCGCCGGCGCTGGCGCGCACCCTCTATCGCTGTCTGCAGGAGGGCCTCACCAATGCCCGCAAGCACGCGCCGTCGGCGCTGGTGCGGGTGGCGGTGTCGGGGTCGGAGGCCGAAGGGGTGCGACTGCGTGTGTGCAACGGGTTGGCGCCGCGGTCCACGGCCGCTCCGGCGCCGCCGGAGTCGGGGTTCGGCCTCGTGGGCCTTGCCGAGCGGGTCAAGCTCAGTGGCGGCGAGCAGTCGGCCGGGGTAGGCCCGGACGGCAAGTTCGAGTTGACGGTGTGGTTACCGTGGCAGACATGA
- a CDS encoding ABC transporter ATP-binding protein codes for MITVEHLTKRYGDYTAVDDVSFVAKPGLVTGFLGPNGAGKSTTMRIIAGLTPESSGTALVNGRRYRDIPNPATSVGVLLDASAQHAGRTGAEILRLSAMTLGLPRERVDQVLELVSLTPEESGRRVRNYSLGMRQRLGIANALLGDPEILILDEPANGLDPAGIHWMRTLLRDYADRGGTVLLSSHLLHEIEIVADDIVVIGHGRIVAQGTKDELLAGAGTRVVSTDDDALGQALYEAGLRAERSPDGGFTVDAAPVDVGAVALSRQIGLIELRPGDGARLEEMFLQLTQRTQREQSDAFAPNAFPTSSGVPS; via the coding sequence ATGATCACCGTCGAACACCTCACCAAACGCTACGGCGACTACACCGCCGTCGACGACGTCTCCTTCGTGGCCAAACCCGGTCTGGTGACCGGCTTCCTGGGACCGAACGGCGCCGGCAAGTCGACCACCATGCGGATCATCGCCGGTCTCACCCCGGAGAGCTCCGGCACCGCCCTGGTGAACGGCCGCCGCTACCGCGACATCCCCAACCCGGCCACCAGCGTCGGCGTGCTCCTGGACGCCTCCGCTCAGCACGCCGGCCGCACCGGCGCGGAGATCCTCCGTCTCTCCGCGATGACCCTCGGCCTGCCCCGCGAGCGCGTCGACCAGGTACTGGAGCTGGTCAGCCTGACGCCCGAGGAATCCGGACGACGGGTCCGCAACTACTCGCTCGGCATGCGCCAGCGCCTCGGGATCGCCAACGCACTGCTCGGCGACCCCGAGATCCTGATCCTCGACGAGCCCGCCAACGGCCTCGACCCGGCAGGCATCCACTGGATGCGCACCCTGCTCCGTGACTACGCCGACCGCGGCGGGACCGTCCTGCTCTCCTCGCACCTCCTGCACGAGATCGAGATCGTCGCCGATGACATCGTCGTGATCGGGCACGGCCGCATCGTGGCCCAGGGCACCAAGGACGAACTGCTCGCCGGCGCCGGGACCCGCGTGGTCTCGACCGACGACGACGCGCTCGGCCAAGCGCTCTACGAAGCCGGACTGCGCGCCGAGCGGTCGCCGGACGGCGGATTCACCGTCGACGCGGCGCCGGTGGACGTCGGGGCCGTCGCACTGTCCCGGCAGATCGGCCTGATCGAGCTCCGGCCCGGCGACGGCGCCCGCCTGGAGGAGATGTTCCTCCAACTCACCCAGCGGACGCAGCGCGAGCAGTCGGATGCCTTCGCCCCCAACGCCTTCCCCACCTCGTCTGGAGTCCCGTCATGA
- a CDS encoding ABC transporter permease: MTVLSESTPSPAPARYDDPAPIPLSRLIKVELRKLVDTRAGFWLTASIALIAVVVMVVMLIVGRNNPEDLAFGNFFGMMNIPTGIILPIMAILLVTGEWSQRNALTTFTMEPRRERVVLAKLGAALIAAVGAVAVAVVLGAVGNVIAGIAIGGDAGSWSFSVVGLFNAFLLQILGLLLGFGFAALILNTPGAIVAYFALPTVLSLVSELVPAFGDRLGDWVNLDQTQAPFMSDTWASGGEWIRLVVSSLIWIGIPLSLGIARILRAEVK; the protein is encoded by the coding sequence ATGACCGTCCTGTCCGAGTCCACCCCGTCTCCCGCGCCCGCCCGGTACGACGACCCGGCGCCGATCCCGCTGTCCCGCCTGATCAAGGTGGAGCTGCGCAAACTCGTCGACACCCGCGCCGGCTTCTGGCTGACCGCGTCCATCGCACTGATCGCGGTGGTCGTCATGGTCGTGATGCTGATCGTCGGGCGCAACAATCCGGAGGACCTCGCCTTCGGGAACTTCTTCGGCATGATGAACATCCCGACCGGGATCATCCTGCCGATCATGGCGATCCTCCTGGTGACCGGCGAATGGAGTCAGCGCAACGCCCTGACCACCTTCACCATGGAGCCCCGCCGCGAACGGGTGGTGCTGGCCAAACTGGGCGCGGCGCTGATCGCCGCGGTCGGCGCGGTGGCGGTGGCCGTGGTGCTCGGCGCGGTCGGCAACGTGATCGCCGGCATCGCGATCGGCGGGGACGCCGGCTCGTGGAGCTTCAGCGTCGTCGGCCTGTTCAACGCCTTCCTGCTGCAGATCCTCGGCCTGCTGCTCGGCTTCGGCTTCGCCGCGCTGATTCTGAACACGCCCGGCGCGATCGTCGCCTACTTCGCGCTGCCGACCGTGCTGAGCCTGGTGTCCGAACTGGTCCCAGCCTTCGGCGATCGCCTCGGCGACTGGGTGAACCTCGATCAGACGCAGGCGCCGTTCATGTCGGACACCTGGGCCTCGGGCGGCGAATGGATCCGCCTGGTGGTGTCGTCGCTGATCTGGATCGGGATCCCGCTGAGCCTGGGCATCGCCCGGATCCTGCGCGCCGAAGTGAAATAG
- a CDS encoding peroxiredoxin — protein sequence MKPGDTAPDFALPDQTGTVRRLSEFLADGPVALFFYPAAFTPGCTKEACYFRDLGAEFDAAGVQRVGISRDAVEKQGRWTQEHGLDYPLLADVDGEVAKAYDVGRGGLLKLAGMPTKRTTFAIRADGTVAEVISSEVNMNVHADKALNALEG from the coding sequence ATGAAACCCGGTGACACCGCCCCCGACTTCGCTCTGCCCGACCAGACCGGCACGGTCCGCCGCTTGTCGGAGTTCCTGGCCGACGGCCCGGTCGCGCTGTTCTTCTATCCGGCGGCGTTCACGCCCGGCTGCACCAAGGAGGCCTGCTACTTCCGGGACCTGGGCGCCGAGTTCGACGCCGCCGGCGTGCAGCGCGTGGGCATCAGCCGGGACGCCGTGGAGAAGCAGGGCCGGTGGACGCAGGAGCACGGCCTCGACTATCCGCTGCTGGCCGACGTCGACGGCGAGGTCGCCAAGGCGTACGACGTCGGGCGCGGCGGCCTGCTGAAGCTCGCCGGAATGCCCACCAAGCGCACCACCTTCGCGATCCGCGCGGACGGCACCGTCGCCGAGGTGATCTCGTCCGAGGTGAACATGAACGTGCACGCCGACAAGGCGCTCAACGCGCTCGAGGGCTGA
- a CDS encoding enoyl-CoA hydratase has product MTETTTAAVTAQIAEPIGTLTLRARERRNPLSLATMREATRLLRELSDDPRVRVIVIAAEGPAFSAGHDLAELAGRTLEDERIVFEACRELMAAVHDVPRPVIAKVQGMALAAGCQLVATCDLAVAADDARFGTPGVKIGLFCSTPMVPLTRAIGRKRAMQMLLTGDLIDAHTALDWGLLNAVVPGDELGQTVDDLAVRIAESSGETLAIGKRAFYEQIDATEPEAYRMMTETMTANAVTCDAQEGINAFLEKRRPVWSDR; this is encoded by the coding sequence ATGACCGAGACGACGACCGCCGCCGTGACCGCCCAGATCGCCGAGCCGATCGGAACCCTGACTCTGCGAGCGCGGGAGCGCCGCAACCCGCTCTCGCTGGCGACCATGCGCGAGGCCACCCGATTGCTGCGCGAACTGTCCGACGATCCGCGGGTGCGGGTGATCGTGATCGCCGCGGAGGGCCCGGCCTTCTCCGCCGGGCACGACCTCGCCGAGCTCGCCGGCCGCACCCTCGAGGACGAGCGCATCGTCTTCGAGGCGTGCCGCGAACTGATGGCGGCCGTGCACGACGTCCCGCGGCCGGTGATCGCCAAGGTGCAGGGGATGGCGCTCGCCGCCGGCTGCCAGCTGGTGGCCACCTGCGATCTGGCCGTCGCCGCCGACGACGCCCGGTTCGGCACGCCGGGTGTCAAGATCGGGCTGTTCTGCTCCACACCGATGGTGCCGCTGACTCGCGCGATCGGCCGCAAGCGCGCCATGCAGATGCTGCTCACGGGCGACCTGATCGACGCGCACACCGCCCTGGACTGGGGACTGCTCAACGCCGTCGTGCCGGGCGACGAGCTCGGGCAGACCGTGGACGACCTCGCGGTGCGCATCGCCGAGTCCAGCGGCGAGACCCTCGCGATCGGCAAACGCGCCTTCTACGAGCAGATCGACGCGACCGAACCGGAGGCCTACCGGATGATGACCGAGACGATGACCGCCAACGCCGTCACGTGCGACGCGCAGGAGGGGATCAACGCGTTCCTGGAGAAGCGCCGCCCGGTCTGGTCGGATCGCTGA
- a CDS encoding DoxX family protein produces the protein MDSRSPKALLQSPDLYLLAAAGQAADAVACIKPIDYIKRCLDDVGFPEEHRWIFPVIKGASAAGLASARFSPGLARLTAVLLTLYFSLAVGFHVRARDLRFNFAAASSLLVFYGALAVTGPPRTDCSCAESGSAAR, from the coding sequence ATGGACAGCCGATCGCCGAAAGCACTACTCCAGAGCCCCGACCTGTACCTGCTGGCCGCGGCCGGGCAGGCGGCCGACGCGGTCGCCTGCATCAAGCCGATCGACTACATCAAGAGATGCCTCGACGACGTCGGCTTCCCCGAGGAGCACCGCTGGATCTTCCCGGTGATCAAGGGCGCCTCCGCCGCCGGCCTGGCCAGCGCCCGCTTCTCCCCCGGCCTGGCCCGGCTGACCGCGGTCCTGCTCACGCTCTACTTCTCCCTCGCGGTGGGCTTCCACGTCCGCGCCCGCGATCTCCGGTTCAACTTCGCTGCGGCGAGCTCGCTGCTGGTGTTCTACGGCGCCCTCGCGGTGACCGGACCGCCGCGCACCGATTGCTCCTGCGCCGAGTCCGGCTCTGCGGCACGATAG
- a CDS encoding YbaN family protein — protein sequence MSGAEPHAGITPRRAGRRGGPGETTTRSRFRWLWWLLAYVSLGLGILGVVLPVLPTVPFVLLAAFAAARGSERLHARLLDDPRTGPMIRDWQAHGAVSRKAKWLATGTMSFCAVLLFVVSPIVWIAVGATLIMATVCTWLWFRPEPA from the coding sequence ATGAGCGGCGCGGAACCGCACGCCGGCATCACACCGCGACGAGCGGGCCGCCGCGGCGGGCCGGGCGAGACGACCACCCGGTCACGGTTCCGCTGGCTGTGGTGGCTCCTCGCCTACGTCAGTCTCGGCCTCGGCATCCTCGGGGTGGTGCTGCCAGTGCTGCCGACCGTGCCCTTCGTCCTGCTCGCGGCCTTCGCGGCGGCCCGCGGTTCCGAGCGCCTGCACGCGCGACTGCTCGACGACCCGCGCACCGGCCCGATGATCCGCGACTGGCAGGCCCACGGTGCGGTCTCCCGGAAGGCCAAGTGGCTGGCCACCGGCACCATGAGCTTCTGCGCGGTGCTGCTGTTCGTCGTCTCCCCGATCGTCTGGATCGCCGTCGGCGCGACCCTGATCATGGCCACCGTCTGCACCTGGCTCTGGTTCCGCCCGGAGCCCGCCTGA